In Erigeron canadensis isolate Cc75 chromosome 7, C_canadensis_v1, whole genome shotgun sequence, one DNA window encodes the following:
- the LOC122607549 gene encoding FT-interacting protein 3, with protein sequence MMQRPPNEDFSLKETKPHLGGGKVTGDKLTSTYDLVEQMEYLYVRVVKARELPSKDITGSCDPYAEVRLGNYKGTTRHFEKKTNPEWNQVFAFSKDRIQSFVLEVTVKDKDVMKDDFIGRVLFDLNEVPKRVPPDSPLAPQWYRLEERKGEKLKGELMLAVWWGTQADEAFPEAWHSDAATVGWSDGVGNIRSKVYLSPKLWYLRVNVIEAQDLIPNDKTRFPEVFVKASLGNQALRTRVSMNKSMNPLWNEDLMFVAAEPFEEPLILSVEERVAPNKEESLGRCAIPLQHVDRRLDHKALNTRWFNLEKHIIVEGERKEVKFASKIHLRVCLEGGYHVLDESTHYSSDLRPTAKQLWKNSIGVLEVGILSAHGLTPMKSKDGRASTDAYCVAKYGTKWIRTRTIVDSFAPKWNEQYTWEVFDPCTVITIGVFDNCHLHGGDKAGGSKDSRIGKVRIRLSTLETDRVYTHSYPLLVLHPTGVKKMGEIHLAVRYTCSSLLNMMHMYSQPLLPKMHYIHPLTVTQLDNLRHQATQIVSMRLSRAEPPLRKEVVEYMLDVSSHMWSMRRSKANFFRIMSVLGGLIAIGKWFDQICYWKNPITTVLIHILFLILVLYPELILPTIFLYLFLIGIWYYKWRPRNPPHMDTRLSCADNAHPDELDEEFDTFPTSRSPDLVRMRYDRLRSIAGRIQTVVGDLATQGERLQSLLSWRDPRATAIFLIFCFVAAIVLYVTPFQVVALISGFYMLRHPRFRHRLPGVPLNFFRRLPARTDSML encoded by the coding sequence GTAGTTGTGACCCATATGCTGAGGTTCGGTTAGGAAACTACAAGGGCACGACTCGTCATTTTGAGAAAAAAACGAACCCTGAATGGAATCAGGTGTTTGCCTTTTCTAAAGACAGGATTCAGTCATTTGTTCTTGAGGTTACTGTGAAAGATAAGGATGTAATGAAGGATGACTTCATTGGTCGGGTTTTATTTGATCTTAATGAGGTTCCAAAAAGGGTCCCGCCCGACAGTCCTCTGGCCCCACAATGGTATAGATTGGAAGAAAGAAAAGGGGAAAAACTTAAGGGCGAGCTTATGTTAGCTGTGTGGTGGGGTACTCAAGCAGATGAAGCATTTCCTGAAGCATGGCATTCAGATGCTGCAACTGTTGGTTGGTCCGATGGTGTTGGTAATATTCGGTCAAAAGTGTATCTTTCACCTAAGCTTTGGTATCTTAGAGTTAATGTGATTGAAGCTCAGGACTTGATACCAAATGATAAAACTAGGTTTCCTGAAGTTTTTGTGAAAGCTAGTCTTGGAAATCAGGCTTTGAGAACAAGAGTCTCTATGAACAAGTCTATGAACCCGTTATGGAATGAAGATTTGATGTTTGTAGCTGCAGAACCATTTGAAGAGCCATTGATTTTAAGTGTTGAAGAGAGAGTTGCACCCAATAAAGAGGAATCTCTTGGAAGGTGTGCGATTCCGTTACAGCATGTTGACCGGAGGTTGGACCATAAAGCTTTAAACACTAGATGGTTTAATcttgaaaaacatataatagTTGAGGGTGAAAGAAAGGAAGTTAAGTTTGCTAGCAAAATTCATTTGCGGGTTTGTTTGGAAGGTGGTTATCATGTTCTTGATGAATCTACTCATTACAGTAGCGATCTTCGACCCACTGCTAAACAACTTTGGAAGAATAGTATCGGTGTTCTTGAAGTTGGAATTTTGAGTGCTCACGGGTTGACTCCAATGAAGTCAAAAGACGGAAGGGCATCAACAGATGCATACTGTGTAGCCAAATATGGGACTAAATGGATAAGAACAAGAACTATCGTAGATAGCTTTGCCCCCAAATGGAACGAGCAGTACACTTGGGAGGTTTTTGATCCATGCACTGTTATAACCATTGGTGTGTTTGACAACTGTCATTTACATGGAGGAGATAAGGCTGGTGGATCCAAAGATTCAAGAATTGGGAAGGTTAGAATTCGCCTGTCGACCCTGGAAACGGACCGTGTTTACACTCACTCATATCCGTTGTTGGTTTTGCATCCGACTGGGGTGAAGAAAATGGGTGAAATTCATTTGGCTGTGAGGTATACATGTTCGAGTTTACTAAACATGATGCATATGTACTCACAGCCATTGTTGCCCAAAATGCATTATATTCATCCATTAACTGTGACACAGCTTGATAATTTGAGACACCAGGCTACACAAATTGTGTCCATGCGTCTCAGCCGGGCCGAGCCACCACTGAGAAAAGAAGTTGTGGAGTATATGCTGGATGTGAGTTCTCATATGTGGAGTATGAGAAGAAGTAAAGCTAATTTCTTCAGGATCATGTCAGTCTTAGGCGGGCTGATTGCAATTGGAAAATGGTTTGACCAAATCTGTTACTGGAAGAATCCGATAACTACTGTTCTTATCCACATCCTTTTCTTGATATTAGTTCTGTACCCTGAGCTTATTTTACCAACCATCTTTCTCTATCTGTTCTTGATTGGTATTTGGTACTACAAATGGAGACCAAGAAACCCGCCCCACATGGATACTCGCCTTTCTTGTGCTGATAATGCCCACCCTGATGAACTAGATGAAGAATTCGACACGTTCCCAACTTCACGCTCACCAGATCTAGTGAGAATGAGATATGATCGTCTGAGAAGTATTGCTGGAAGGATTCAAACAGTGGTTGGTGATTTGGCAACTCAAGGAGAAAGACTTCAGTCTTTACTTAGTTGGAGAGACCCGAGAGCTactgcaatatttttaattttctgttttgttgCCGCCATTGTTCTTTACGTCACGCCTTTCCAAGTTGTTGCTCTTATCTCGGGCTTCTATATGTTAAGACACCCGAGATTCCGTCATAGGCTTCCTGGGGTGCCTCTCAATTTCTTTAGAAGATTGCCTGCAAGAACTGACTCCATGCTATGA